The proteins below come from a single Corynebacterium cystitidis genomic window:
- a CDS encoding bifunctional [glutamine synthetase] adenylyltransferase/[glutamine synthetase]-adenylyl-L-tyrosine phosphorylase, with translation MARSNQPSPAVLGLTSEHAAADLEALGWDSDALRWTLAGCGDPDLALNTARRLRDNLGEGYGGLLRALDDDDTLRTRFMALLGGSSALGDHLAAHPELWKELQRPSPTREELFETMLGAVGAVADASATTVGTGPGTYRAELEGKDAKNALRMAYRTLMMRVAAADLAGTFAARKGFGANEPRLEFTDVTQLLTDAADAALTAALAVAVRTVYGDEEPDTRLGVIAMGKCGAQELNYISDVDVIFVAEPATTKATRLASEFNRIGSACFFEVDANLRPEGKSGALVRTVDSHVAYYKRWAETWEFQALLKARPMTGDMELAREYTKAVDPMVWEASTRDSFVDDVQAMRRRVLDTVPADMRDRELKLGNGGLRDVEFAVQLLQLVHGRFDEGLRVLNTVEALRALSDGGYIGRSDAASLIEAYEFLRLLEHRLQLHRFRRTHALPAEEHTEARKWLATTAGFTATVAHSAVEELDKHLRDVRRRVSNLHAKLFYRPLLNSVAQLSADEASLSAQSAKLQLAALGYLHPERALEHLNALAKGASRKAKLQAILLPTLMEWLSETADPDAGLLNYRKLSDAAFDRTWFLRMLRDETIVGKRLMTILGTSPFTSDLIIRAPDVVKLLGDGAKQPRLLDAAPDQVFKAIIAASKRHHDPDKAVNAARALRRFELARIASADLLGLMDVRQVCDELTWVWRAVLQAALLAEVRAELAERGAEEPLARISVIGMGRLGGNELGYGSDADVMIVAEPTAGVEESEALGWTTKIIDQLRRRLSKPSGDPPLEVDLGLRPEGRSGPVARTVGSYERYYDQWAGVWEKQALQRATHVAGDKELSTKFLQAIDRFRYPAGGASQADIREIRRIKARVDNERLPRGADRNTHTKLGRGGLTDVEWTVQLLTMMHADEYPQLHNTSTLDVLDFLATGEAAEIIAPEQVESLKAAWLLATDARNALVLVRGKRADQLPSPGPQLAQVAGALGYAPHNNQEFLEDYLRTTRRAHRVVEEVFWGEVPTFEFEQ, from the coding sequence GTGGCACGCAGCAACCAACCGTCCCCGGCTGTACTGGGTCTGACCAGTGAACACGCCGCCGCAGACCTGGAGGCTCTAGGCTGGGACAGTGATGCCTTGCGCTGGACTTTGGCGGGTTGTGGCGACCCAGACCTCGCTTTGAATACTGCCCGCCGACTGCGCGACAACCTCGGCGAGGGTTACGGCGGGCTGCTCCGCGCGCTTGACGACGATGACACTTTGCGCACCCGTTTCATGGCACTGCTGGGTGGTTCTTCGGCGCTGGGCGACCACCTGGCCGCCCACCCGGAATTGTGGAAAGAGTTGCAGCGGCCTAGCCCCACACGCGAAGAGCTGTTTGAGACCATGCTGGGCGCGGTCGGTGCCGTCGCTGACGCGTCTGCGACGACTGTGGGCACTGGGCCGGGGACCTACCGCGCCGAACTGGAAGGAAAAGACGCTAAAAACGCTCTGCGCATGGCGTATCGCACCCTTATGATGCGTGTCGCCGCCGCTGACTTGGCGGGCACGTTCGCCGCGCGCAAGGGATTCGGCGCGAATGAACCCCGCCTCGAATTTACAGACGTGACGCAGCTGCTCACCGACGCAGCCGATGCCGCCTTGACCGCGGCGCTGGCGGTGGCGGTGCGCACTGTTTACGGCGACGAGGAGCCGGATACCCGCCTGGGCGTGATTGCCATGGGAAAGTGTGGCGCCCAGGAACTGAACTACATCTCCGATGTGGATGTGATCTTTGTCGCCGAACCCGCTACCACCAAGGCCACACGCTTAGCCAGCGAGTTCAACCGCATCGGCTCTGCGTGTTTCTTCGAGGTGGACGCCAACCTGCGCCCGGAGGGTAAGTCTGGTGCGTTGGTGCGCACCGTCGATTCCCACGTGGCCTACTACAAGCGGTGGGCCGAGACGTGGGAGTTCCAGGCGCTGCTGAAGGCCCGCCCCATGACGGGCGACATGGAGCTGGCCCGCGAGTACACAAAGGCCGTCGACCCGATGGTGTGGGAGGCCTCCACCCGCGACAGCTTTGTCGATGACGTGCAAGCTATGCGCCGCCGCGTGCTGGACACCGTGCCCGCCGACATGCGCGACCGCGAGCTCAAGCTGGGCAACGGCGGCTTGCGCGACGTGGAGTTCGCCGTGCAATTACTCCAGCTTGTCCACGGGCGTTTCGACGAGGGCCTCAGGGTGCTCAACACCGTCGAAGCACTCCGCGCGCTCTCCGATGGTGGCTATATCGGGCGCAGCGATGCCGCCAGCCTCATCGAGGCCTACGAGTTTCTCCGCCTGCTGGAACACCGCCTGCAGCTGCACCGCTTCCGCCGCACCCATGCCCTGCCCGCTGAAGAGCACACGGAAGCGCGGAAATGGCTGGCCACCACCGCCGGGTTTACCGCCACGGTGGCGCACAGTGCGGTGGAAGAGCTAGACAAACACCTTCGTGACGTACGCCGGCGCGTATCCAACTTGCACGCCAAGTTGTTCTACCGCCCGCTGCTGAACTCTGTGGCGCAGCTTAGCGCGGACGAGGCGTCGTTAAGCGCCCAATCAGCGAAACTGCAGTTGGCGGCGCTGGGCTACCTGCACCCGGAGCGTGCGTTGGAGCACCTGAACGCGCTGGCCAAGGGTGCTAGCCGCAAGGCGAAACTGCAGGCGATCCTGCTGCCCACGCTGATGGAGTGGCTGTCAGAGACCGCGGACCCAGATGCCGGTCTGCTCAATTACCGCAAGTTGTCCGATGCCGCGTTTGACCGCACCTGGTTTTTGCGCATGCTTCGCGACGAAACCATCGTGGGCAAACGCCTGATGACAATCCTGGGCACCTCGCCTTTCACATCAGACCTGATTATCCGCGCGCCGGACGTCGTTAAGCTCTTAGGCGATGGTGCGAAGCAGCCCCGGCTACTCGATGCGGCGCCGGACCAGGTGTTCAAGGCGATCATCGCGGCCTCGAAACGCCACCACGACCCGGATAAAGCTGTAAACGCGGCGCGTGCTTTACGACGCTTCGAGCTGGCGCGCATTGCCTCTGCCGACCTGCTGGGGTTGATGGATGTGCGCCAGGTATGCGACGAGCTGACCTGGGTGTGGCGCGCTGTGCTGCAAGCCGCACTACTCGCGGAAGTACGCGCTGAACTGGCTGAACGTGGAGCAGAGGAGCCACTGGCACGCATTTCTGTGATTGGTATGGGCCGGTTGGGTGGCAATGAGCTGGGTTATGGTTCTGACGCGGATGTGATGATTGTGGCCGAACCTACCGCCGGTGTTGAGGAATCGGAAGCGCTGGGCTGGACCACGAAGATTATTGATCAATTGCGCAGGCGCCTGTCCAAGCCGTCGGGGGACCCACCACTAGAGGTGGACTTGGGGCTGCGGCCTGAGGGCAGGTCCGGCCCTGTGGCCCGCACCGTAGGGTCCTACGAGCGCTACTATGACCAGTGGGCAGGCGTGTGGGAAAAACAAGCACTGCAGCGTGCCACCCATGTGGCTGGTGACAAGGAGCTTTCGACGAAATTTCTGCAGGCCATTGACCGTTTCCGGTATCCGGCTGGCGGAGCAAGTCAGGCCGATATTCGCGAAATCCGCCGCATCAAAGCACGCGTAGATAATGAACGGTTGCCGCGTGGCGCCGACCGCAACACCCACACCAAACTGGGCCGCGGGGGTCTGACCGACGTGGAGTGGACCGTGCAACTGCTCACGATGATGCATGCCGACGAGTACCCGCAGCTGCACAACACCTCCACCTTGGACGTGTTGGATTTTTTGGCCACTGGAGAGGCCGCCGAAATAATTGCACCTGAACAGGTGGAATCTCTCAAGGCGGCGTGGCTGCTAGCTACTGACGCCCGCAATGCGCTGGTACTTGTGCGCGGCAAACGTGCCGACCAGCTACCCAGCCCCGGCCCGCAGCTGGCTCAGGTTGCTGGTGCGTTGGGGTATGCCCCCCACAATAACCAGGAATTCTTGGAGGACTACCTGCGCACCACCCGGCGTGCCCACCGCGTGGTGGAGGAAGTGTTCTGGGGTGAGGTGCCCACCTTCGAATTTGAGCAGTAG
- a CDS encoding MFS transporter produces MPKSQPAPRPNPRPNPRDVVTTKALTVWVAALAVYIVAILGRTSFGVAGVDAIERFEVDASRIAVFTAVQIGVYALAQIPMGLLIDRFGPRKMLVIGALIMAVGQTILGLTTSYWVAIGARVLIGLGDATGFLSVMRILPYWFPMKKTPLFTQLTSACGQVGQFLSAVPFLWLLNTSGWTVAFLSLGATGVLVCLAAIVAVSDTPEGSRGEEMQERARQRAERLSLSSALKTVFRSAVCWQAFFLHWVSMVYMLVFSLLWGVPLMTLGMGLSEPLAGTVLVINTVVTMLAGPFMGAVSSRAGQRRELAGILFSLVHSVGWVVFLWSPTPRTVAAVIVMQLFIGILTPAANYGFDSVREKLPRSVVATGTGMANMGGFIAGMLAAQLMGVMLDYSSHGLEYQWADFRFAWLAVFSVWAVGMVGLIIARVVLKRTEAAVTSSGPVVIVDDQEPRHGD; encoded by the coding sequence ATGCCTAAATCCCAGCCTGCACCGCGACCGAACCCGCGCCCCAACCCCCGCGACGTTGTTACCACCAAAGCACTTACCGTGTGGGTGGCGGCGCTGGCTGTCTACATCGTGGCCATTTTAGGCCGGACCTCTTTCGGCGTGGCCGGCGTGGATGCCATCGAACGCTTCGAGGTGGACGCCTCCCGCATCGCGGTGTTCACCGCAGTACAGATCGGCGTATACGCGCTGGCCCAGATCCCCATGGGCCTGCTGATCGACCGCTTCGGGCCCCGTAAAATGCTGGTGATCGGCGCGCTGATCATGGCTGTAGGCCAAACGATCTTGGGCTTAACGACGAGCTACTGGGTAGCCATTGGTGCCCGCGTTCTCATCGGGCTGGGCGACGCCACCGGGTTCCTTTCCGTGATGCGCATCCTCCCGTACTGGTTCCCCATGAAGAAAACACCCCTGTTTACCCAACTCACCTCTGCCTGTGGACAAGTAGGCCAGTTCCTCTCGGCGGTACCTTTCCTCTGGCTGTTAAACACCTCCGGCTGGACCGTGGCGTTTTTAAGCCTTGGTGCTACGGGAGTGCTGGTGTGCCTGGCGGCCATCGTCGCTGTGTCTGACACACCGGAGGGCTCCCGCGGCGAAGAAATGCAGGAGCGCGCCCGCCAACGCGCCGAACGGCTTTCCTTAAGCAGCGCGCTGAAAACCGTGTTTAGGTCCGCGGTGTGCTGGCAGGCTTTCTTCCTGCACTGGGTGTCCATGGTGTACATGCTGGTGTTTTCCCTGCTGTGGGGTGTTCCACTGATGACGCTGGGCATGGGACTTTCCGAGCCACTTGCGGGCACGGTGCTCGTGATCAACACCGTAGTGACCATGCTGGCCGGGCCCTTCATGGGTGCTGTCTCCTCGCGTGCGGGTCAGCGCCGCGAGCTCGCTGGCATCCTCTTTTCCCTGGTGCACTCGGTGGGCTGGGTCGTGTTCTTGTGGTCCCCTACCCCGCGTACTGTGGCCGCGGTGATTGTGATGCAGCTGTTCATCGGAATCTTAACCCCAGCCGCCAACTACGGTTTTGACTCTGTGCGCGAAAAACTGCCGCGTTCGGTGGTTGCGACAGGTACCGGCATGGCCAATATGGGCGGATTTATCGCAGGCATGCTGGCCGCCCAGCTAATGGGAGTGATGCTGGATTACTCCTCCCACGGGTTGGAATACCAGTGGGCTGACTTCCGCTTTGCCTGGCTAGCCGTCTTCTCCGTGTGGGCGGTAGGCATGGTCGGCTTGATTATTGCCCGTGTCGTGCTGAAACGCACAGAGGCAGCCGTGACATCGTCCGGCCCCGTGGTCATCGTTGATGACCAAGAACCACGCCACGGCGACTGA